One Mycolicibacterium parafortuitum DNA segment encodes these proteins:
- a CDS encoding haloalkane dehalogenase has product MDVLRTPDERFADLPGFPFAPHYVEADGLRMHYLDEGPADGEVVLLLHGEPSWSYLYRKMIPVLADAGLRAVAIDLVGFGRSDKPARREDYTYQAHVDWTWAAVEAIGLTGITLVCQDWGGLIGLRLVGEHPDRFARVVAANTTLPTGDQHPGEAFLAWQRFSQETPDFAVGHIVDGGCVSTLPAEVIAAYDAPFPDDTYKAGARQFPTLVPTSPDDPAAPANRAAWDVLRGFDKPFLCAFSDSDPITRGADAALRKLIPGAQGQPEVTIAGGGHFLQEDKGEELARVVADFVSATPVAPPR; this is encoded by the coding sequence ATGGACGTCCTGCGCACCCCTGACGAACGCTTCGCCGACCTTCCCGGGTTTCCCTTCGCCCCGCACTACGTCGAGGCCGACGGGCTGCGGATGCACTACCTGGACGAGGGCCCCGCCGACGGTGAGGTGGTCCTGCTGCTGCACGGGGAACCGTCGTGGAGCTACCTGTACCGGAAGATGATCCCGGTGCTTGCGGACGCCGGGTTGCGGGCGGTCGCGATCGACCTCGTCGGCTTCGGCCGCAGCGACAAACCCGCCCGCCGCGAGGACTACACCTACCAGGCGCACGTCGACTGGACCTGGGCCGCGGTCGAGGCGATCGGGCTGACCGGCATCACGCTGGTCTGCCAGGACTGGGGCGGGCTGATCGGGCTGCGCCTGGTCGGCGAGCACCCCGACCGGTTCGCCCGGGTGGTCGCGGCGAACACCACGCTGCCGACCGGCGATCAGCATCCGGGCGAGGCGTTCCTGGCATGGCAACGTTTCAGCCAGGAGACCCCGGACTTCGCCGTCGGGCACATCGTCGACGGCGGGTGCGTGTCGACGCTGCCCGCCGAGGTGATCGCGGCCTACGACGCCCCGTTCCCGGACGACACCTACAAGGCCGGGGCGCGACAGTTCCCGACGCTGGTGCCGACCAGCCCCGACGATCCCGCCGCGCCCGCCAACCGGGCGGCCTGGGACGTACTGCGTGGCTTCGACAAGCCGTTTCTGTGCGCGTTCTCCGATTCCGATCCCATCACCCGCGGTGCGGACGCAGCGCTGCGCAAGCTCATCCCGGGGGCGCAGGGGCAACCCGAGGTGACGATCGCCGGGGGCGGGCATTTCCTTCAAGAGGACAAGGGCGAGGAGCTCGCACGCGTCGTCGCCGACTTCGTGAGCGCCACCCCGGTTGCCCCGCCGAGGTAG